In a genomic window of Gossypium arboreum isolate Shixiya-1 chromosome 7, ASM2569848v2, whole genome shotgun sequence:
- the LOC108481954 gene encoding pyridoxine/pyridoxamine 5'-phosphate oxidase 2 isoform X1, with amino-acid sequence MGTITAPWKQLLLNALESNSHLKHSSYFQLATVGCNGRPSNRTLVFRGFQESSDKFHINTDNRTHKIEELKHCPFAEMCWYFTDSWEQFRISGRVDFIDGSNPDNFKLQQREKSWFASSVKSRLQYLGPNPGLPRISEHQSEEEVRLDPSIGPVAAFCLLVLDPDQVDYLNLKNNERVKFISTLDMNGVKNWTSERINP; translated from the exons atggGAACAATAACAGCTCCGTGGAAGCAACTTCTTCTCAACGCTTTGGAATCTAATTCCCATCTCAAGCACTCTTCCTACTTTCAACTC GCCACGGTGGGATGCAACGGAAGACCCTCCAATCGCACCTTGGTTTTTAG AGGATTTCAAGAGAGCAGCGACAAGTTCCATATCAACACCGATAACAGGACTCACAAG ATAGAAGAGCTAAAGCATTGCCCTTTTGCTGAG ATGTGTTGGTACTTTACCGATTCATGGGAGCAGTTTCGAATCAGTGGAAGAGTTGATTTTATTgatggatccaatcctgacaacTTCAAACTCCAG CAAAGGGAGAAATCTTGGTTTGCTAGCTCTGTTAAATCAAGGCTACAATACTTGGGACCTAATCCTGGTCTGCCCCGCATAAGTGAGCACCAAAGTGAGGAGGAAGTTCGTTTAGATCCTTCAATTGGCCCGGTTGCTGCTTTTTGTCTGCTTGTTCTTGATCCTGATCAG GTTGATTATTTGAATTTGAAGAATAATGAGAGAGTTAAGTTTATATCTACACTTGATATGAATGGAGTGAAAAACTGGACATCAGAGAGAATCAACCCTTGA
- the LOC108468422 gene encoding protein KINESIN LIGHT CHAIN-RELATED 1-like produces MPGLFSVKTPPNATPLRVLIAATENGAGGTRRPPSPSPSVSRTKPTKKTPDKSGIDEYSLENPDLGPFLLKLARDTIASGDNPNKALDYAIRASKSFERCSGPGLELAMSLHVLAAIYSSLGRFEEAVPVLERSIDVTDDALAKFSGCMQLGDTYSMMGRLDRSIRCYESGLRIQIEALGDSDPRVAETCRYLAEAHVQAMQLDEAENLCKRTLEIHKEHSAPASLEEAADRRLMALVCEAKGDYESALEHLVLSSMSMIANGQENEVAAIDVSIGNIYLSLGRFDEAIFAYQKALTVFKSTKGESHPSVALVFIRLADLYHKTGKLRESKSYCENALRIYAKPVPGTTSEEIASGLTEVSAIYESLDEIEEALRLLEKAVKLLEDTPGNRSTIAGIEAQMGVMFYMVGRYGDARNSFQNAVAKLRASGESKSAFFGIVLNQMGLASVQLYRIDEAIELFEEARKILEQECGPCHLETLGVYSNLAATYDAIGRVEDAIEILEYILKMREEKLGTANPEVDDEKKRLAELLKEAGRTRNRKGKSLEKLLDARSAKKESAKRWSTFGFRT; encoded by the exons ATGCCGGGTCTGTTTTCCGTTAAAACTCCACCCAATGCGACACCATTGCGGGTTCTCATAGCCGCAACTGAAAACGGCGCCGGCGGAACCAGGCGACCCCCATCTCCGTCCCCTTCGGTTTCACGTACCAAGCCAACGAAAAAGACCCCAGATAAATCGGGCATCGATGAATACTCTCTCGAAAATCCGGATCTGGGTCCTTTCCTCCTCAAGCTCGCCCGAGACACTATCGCTTCCGGTGATAATCCGAATAAGGCATTGGATTACGCCATCCGAGCCTCGAAATCCTTCGAGAGGTGTTCGGGTCCAGGTCTGGAGCTGGCTATGAGCTTGCACGTCCTGGCGGCCATATATAGTAGCTTGGGGAGGTTTGAGGAAGCGGTTCCGGTTTTGGAGCGGTCCATTGATGTGACGGATGATGCACTGGCCAAATTTTCTGGGTGCATGCAGTTAGGGGACACGTATTCAATGATGGGTCGACTGGACCGGTCCATTAGGTGCTACGAGTCTGGGTTGAGGATCCAGATTGAAGCTCTTGGGGATTCGGATCCTAGAGTTGCTGAGACTTGCAG GTATTTAGCTGAGGCCCATGTTCAAGCCATGCAACTTGACGAGGCCGAAAATCTCTGCAAGAGGACCCTTGAAATCCACAAGGAGCACAGTGCACCAGCATCCCTTGAAGAAGCAGCTGACCGCAGGCTTATGGCTCTTGTTTGTGAAGCCAAGGGAGACTATGAATCTGCCCTCGAACACCTCGTCCTCTCCAGCATGTCAATGATTGCTAATGGTCAAGAAAATGAAGTGGCTGCCATTGATGTTAGTATTGGCAACATCTATTTGTCCCTTGGCAGATTCGACGAGGCAATCTTCGCCTACCAGAAGGCACTTACGGTATTTAAATCCACGAAAGGGGAAAGCCACCCTTCGGTGGCTTTGGTCTTTATTCGGCTTGCTGATCTTTACCACAAGACTGGCAAGCTAAGGGAATCCAAATCCTACTGTGAGAATGCCTTGAGGATATATGCAAAGCCTGTCCCTGGAACTACATCGGAGGAGATTGCTAGTGGATTGACTGAAGTGTCAGCCATCTATGAATCTTTGGATGAGATTGAAGAGGCTTTGAGGCTCCTTGAGAAAGCAGTGAAGTTACTGGAGGACACTCCTGGCAACCGAAGCACGATTGCAGGAATTGAAGCACAGATGGGCGTGATGTTCTACATGGTTGGGAGGTATGGGGATGCTCGAAACTCTTTCCAAAATGCCGTGGCAAAGCTCCGTGCTAGTGGGGAGAGTAAATCAGCCTTCTTTGGAATCGTATTGAACCAGATGGGACTGGCAAGTGTGCAACTTTACAGAATAGACGAGGCCATCGAGTTATTTGAAGAGGCAAGAAAGATATTGGAACAGGAATGCGGCCCATGTCACTTAGAGACTCTTGGAGTTTATAGCAACCTTGCTGCCACCTATGATGCCATTGGAAG GGTGGAAGATGCAATTGAGATATTGGAATACATCCTTAAAATGAGAGAAGAAAAGCTGGGAACAGCAAATCCGGAGGTAGATGACGAAAAGAAAAGGCTAGCAGAGCTGCTGAAAGAAGCAGGAAGGACGCGGAACAGAAAAGGAAAATCACTTGAAAAACTACTTGATGCCAGAAGTGCCAAGAAGGAGAGTGCAAAGAGGTGGTCAACTTTTGGTTTTAGAACTTGA
- the LOC108481954 gene encoding pyridoxine/pyridoxamine 5'-phosphate oxidase 2 isoform X2 — translation MGTITAPWKQLLLNALESNSHLKHSSYFQLATVGCNGRPSNRTLVFRGFQESSDKFHINTDNRTHKMCWYFTDSWEQFRISGRVDFIDGSNPDNFKLQQREKSWFASSVKSRLQYLGPNPGLPRISEHQSEEEVRLDPSIGPVAAFCLLVLDPDQVDYLNLKNNERVKFISTLDMNGVKNWTSERINP, via the exons atggGAACAATAACAGCTCCGTGGAAGCAACTTCTTCTCAACGCTTTGGAATCTAATTCCCATCTCAAGCACTCTTCCTACTTTCAACTC GCCACGGTGGGATGCAACGGAAGACCCTCCAATCGCACCTTGGTTTTTAG AGGATTTCAAGAGAGCAGCGACAAGTTCCATATCAACACCGATAACAGGACTCACAAG ATGTGTTGGTACTTTACCGATTCATGGGAGCAGTTTCGAATCAGTGGAAGAGTTGATTTTATTgatggatccaatcctgacaacTTCAAACTCCAG CAAAGGGAGAAATCTTGGTTTGCTAGCTCTGTTAAATCAAGGCTACAATACTTGGGACCTAATCCTGGTCTGCCCCGCATAAGTGAGCACCAAAGTGAGGAGGAAGTTCGTTTAGATCCTTCAATTGGCCCGGTTGCTGCTTTTTGTCTGCTTGTTCTTGATCCTGATCAG GTTGATTATTTGAATTTGAAGAATAATGAGAGAGTTAAGTTTATATCTACACTTGATATGAATGGAGTGAAAAACTGGACATCAGAGAGAATCAACCCTTGA